In one window of Cupriavidus necator N-1 DNA:
- a CDS encoding bacteriohemerythrin, whose product MDAKDQLSSAGLPDHLHLGEPVTDATHAEFVQLLAAVAGADDAGFLAAMDAWIDHTRHHFAQEEQWMEAMGFGPRHCHAGEHQQVLAVVVAVRDKVHTDAEFQLGRRLVAELSGWFDHHVKSMDAMMVEHMREHGFTLVEGPVTAA is encoded by the coding sequence ATGGACGCCAAAGACCAGCTTTCCTCCGCCGGCCTGCCGGACCACCTCCATCTGGGCGAACCGGTCACCGACGCCACCCATGCCGAGTTCGTGCAGCTGCTGGCCGCGGTGGCCGGCGCCGACGACGCCGGCTTCCTGGCGGCGATGGACGCATGGATCGACCATACCCGCCATCATTTCGCCCAGGAAGAGCAGTGGATGGAGGCGATGGGCTTCGGCCCGCGCCATTGCCACGCGGGCGAGCACCAGCAGGTGCTGGCCGTGGTCGTCGCGGTACGCGACAAGGTGCACACCGATGCCGAGTTTCAGCTGGGCCGCCGCCTGGTGGCCGAGCTCTCGGGCTGGTTCGACCATCATGTCAAGTCGATGGACGCGATGATGGTGGAGCATATGCGCGAACACGGCTTCACGCTGGTCGAAGGCCCCGTCACCGCGGCCTGA
- a CDS encoding AAA family ATPase: MPRLIFFCGHAGTGKTTLAHRLIGPLMQATGEPFCLLDKDTLYGRYSAAAMAAITGDPNDRDSPAYLDNLRDPEYQGLLDTARENLALGISVIVIGPLSREVKAHLLHDPDWLHVPAGTTVRTVWVHLPEDEAHARIIRRGNPNDAYKLSHWEAYRTRRFMPAPADYPELIFFDNQAPGDAEIDGLLSALNA, from the coding sequence ATGCCACGACTGATCTTCTTCTGCGGCCATGCCGGCACCGGCAAGACCACCCTCGCCCACCGCCTGATCGGCCCGCTGATGCAGGCCACCGGCGAGCCCTTCTGCCTGCTCGACAAGGACACCCTGTACGGCCGCTACAGCGCCGCGGCCATGGCCGCGATCACCGGCGACCCCAATGACCGCGACAGCCCGGCCTACCTGGACAACCTGCGCGACCCGGAATACCAGGGCCTGCTCGACACCGCGCGCGAGAACCTGGCGCTGGGCATCAGCGTGATCGTGATCGGCCCGCTGTCGCGAGAGGTCAAGGCCCACCTGCTGCATGACCCCGACTGGCTGCACGTGCCCGCCGGCACCACGGTGCGCACGGTCTGGGTCCATCTGCCTGAAGACGAGGCCCATGCGCGCATCATCCGGCGCGGCAATCCCAACGACGCCTACAAGCTGAGCCACTGGGAGGCCTACCGCACCCGGCGCTTCATGCCGGCACCCGCGGACTATCCGGAACTGATCTTTTTCGACAACCAGGCACCCGGCGACGCCGAGATCGACGGGCTGCTGAGCGCGCTGAACGCCTGA
- the tcdA gene encoding tRNA cyclic N6-threonylcarbamoyladenosine(37) synthase TcdA produces the protein MNDAAHELAGLPEPLTHESPAEDEYHRRFGGVARLYGAAGLARLEAASVCVVGIGGVGSWAAEALARNAVGRITLIDLDHIALSNTNRQIHALGDAYGRAKVEAMAERIVAINPRCQVTQVDDFVTPDNVPELLGAGYDYVIDAIDAVRVKTGMLGWARRQGVPVITCGGAGGQLDPTRVRIDDLARTIQDPLLSKVRAGLRKQWGFTRDPKKKFGIAAVYSDEPLQYPEPEQQACEIDEAPPLDGQPGQPAMRGPQGLACAGFGSSVAVTAVFGFVAASAVIGEIARG, from the coding sequence ATGAACGATGCCGCACACGAGCTGGCCGGCCTGCCCGAGCCGCTGACCCACGAAAGCCCGGCCGAAGACGAATACCACCGCCGCTTCGGCGGCGTGGCACGGCTCTACGGCGCCGCCGGCCTGGCCCGCCTGGAGGCGGCCAGCGTATGCGTGGTCGGCATTGGCGGCGTCGGCAGCTGGGCGGCCGAGGCACTGGCGCGCAATGCGGTCGGGCGCATCACGCTGATCGACCTGGACCATATCGCGCTGTCCAACACCAACCGCCAGATCCATGCGCTGGGCGATGCCTACGGGCGCGCCAAGGTCGAGGCGATGGCCGAGCGCATCGTGGCCATCAACCCGCGCTGCCAGGTGACGCAGGTCGATGATTTCGTCACGCCGGACAACGTGCCCGAGCTGCTTGGCGCCGGCTATGACTATGTGATCGACGCCATCGACGCGGTGCGCGTCAAGACCGGGATGCTCGGCTGGGCCCGGCGCCAGGGCGTGCCGGTGATCACCTGCGGCGGCGCGGGCGGCCAGCTCGACCCCACGCGCGTGCGTATCGACGACCTGGCGCGCACGATTCAGGACCCGCTGCTGTCCAAGGTGCGCGCCGGCCTGCGCAAGCAATGGGGCTTTACGCGCGACCCGAAGAAGAAGTTCGGCATCGCTGCGGTCTATTCGGACGAGCCGCTGCAATACCCCGAACCCGAGCAGCAGGCCTGCGAGATCGACGAGGCGCCGCCGCTGGACGGGCAGCCGGGCCAGCCAGCCATGCGCGGCCCCCAGGGGCTGGCGTGCGCGGGCTTTGGCTCGTCGGTGGCGGTGACGGCGGTGTTCGGCTTTGTCGCGGCGTCGGCGGTGATCGGCGAGATCGCGCGCGGTTGA
- a CDS encoding AsmA family protein: MPVRRKVVLWSVLTPVALIALLVVVILTFDWNRLKPWLNDRVSEAIGRPFAINGDLTVTWRRGEGEKGWHTLVPWPRLSARDITIGNTDWARQPHLATVRELIFVLRPIPLLAHQIAVPTIVVDSPAVWLERLPDARNNWTLEFGPKKGPSEWELDIGEVVLARGNLALADQFKKIELQAELDTIGGNPLYDKARDGALVAPEASQVPPGPPASAAAAASAPAASASGAASAPGASGPPASAAAANGRYGVRWKATGRYNEATINASGKAGTVLSLRNTDVPFPFLADVRVGTTRAVIEGTVTNPAHLAALDVHLTLTGDSMAKLYALTGVVLPSTPPYQTRGRLMATLRKEGSVYEYQKFTGRVGGSDLSGTLTFTKRDPRPLLAGNLVSNQLRFVDLAPLIGADARPGRPAKDSPVAQPADKALPVAPFRTERWDEIDADVHFTGKRIIRDAELPISDLVTHLKLQGGVLLLDPLNFGVAGGNLVSTMRLDGKREPMGATVDMTARHMKLKQLFPTFDLMRASIGELNGSAKLSATGNSVAALMASSNGEAKLLVENGTVSKFLLEAMGLNVGSVVIRKLFGDRPVRINCGVSDFAFTDGIARARTFVLDTDDAVIETTGGIDLRNEKLALTIHPDSKGLRVFSLRSPLYVGGTMKKPSVSPDIGVLALRAGGALSLALLAPVATAVLPLVDLSPGGEDNLCATLLADLRKRPVAPPPGKTYKDPRTGKTAGMTAGKPIPKETPGTAAQADAQTREPARASEREVRKPAPAPARPDNDALYKGG; encoded by the coding sequence ATGCCCGTGCGCCGCAAGGTTGTTCTGTGGAGTGTGCTGACACCAGTTGCGCTGATCGCGCTGCTGGTGGTCGTGATCCTGACCTTCGACTGGAACCGCCTCAAGCCCTGGCTCAACGACCGCGTCTCGGAGGCCATCGGCCGCCCCTTTGCCATCAACGGCGACCTGACCGTGACCTGGCGCCGCGGTGAGGGCGAGAAAGGCTGGCATACGCTGGTGCCGTGGCCGCGGCTGTCGGCGCGCGACATCACCATCGGCAATACCGACTGGGCCAGACAGCCCCATCTGGCAACCGTGCGCGAACTGATCTTCGTGCTGCGTCCGATACCGCTGCTGGCACACCAGATCGCGGTGCCGACCATTGTTGTCGACAGCCCGGCGGTGTGGCTGGAGCGCCTGCCGGACGCCCGTAACAACTGGACCCTTGAGTTCGGCCCCAAGAAGGGCCCGTCCGAATGGGAGCTGGATATCGGCGAGGTGGTGCTGGCGCGCGGCAACCTGGCGCTGGCTGACCAGTTCAAGAAGATCGAGCTGCAGGCGGAGCTCGACACCATCGGCGGCAACCCGCTCTATGACAAGGCCCGCGACGGCGCGCTGGTGGCACCCGAGGCGTCCCAGGTGCCGCCCGGGCCGCCCGCCAGTGCGGCCGCGGCAGCCTCCGCGCCGGCGGCTTCGGCATCCGGCGCGGCCAGCGCACCCGGGGCATCGGGCCCGCCGGCCTCGGCCGCCGCTGCCAACGGCCGCTACGGCGTGCGCTGGAAAGCCACCGGCCGCTACAACGAAGCCACCATCAACGCCAGCGGCAAGGCCGGCACGGTGCTGAGCCTGCGCAACACCGACGTGCCCTTCCCGTTCCTGGCCGATGTGCGGGTTGGCACCACCCGCGCCGTGATCGAAGGCACCGTGACCAACCCCGCCCATCTGGCCGCGCTGGACGTGCATCTGACGCTGACCGGCGACAGCATGGCCAAGCTGTATGCGCTGACCGGCGTGGTGCTGCCATCCACGCCGCCATACCAAACCCGCGGCCGGCTGATGGCAACGCTGCGCAAGGAAGGCTCGGTCTACGAGTACCAGAAGTTCACCGGCCGCGTCGGCGGCAGCGACCTGTCCGGCACGCTGACCTTCACCAAGCGTGACCCGCGCCCGCTGCTGGCGGGCAACCTGGTGTCGAACCAGCTGCGCTTTGTCGACCTGGCCCCGCTGATCGGCGCCGATGCCAGGCCCGGCCGCCCCGCCAAGGACAGCCCGGTAGCCCAGCCCGCCGACAAGGCGCTGCCGGTGGCCCCGTTCCGCACCGAGCGCTGGGACGAGATCGATGCCGACGTGCACTTCACCGGCAAGCGCATCATCCGCGATGCAGAACTGCCGATCAGCGACCTGGTCACCCACCTGAAGCTGCAGGGCGGCGTGCTACTGCTCGACCCGCTCAACTTCGGCGTCGCCGGCGGCAACCTGGTGTCGACCATGCGCCTCGATGGCAAGCGCGAGCCGATGGGGGCCACGGTCGACATGACCGCGCGGCACATGAAGCTGAAGCAGCTGTTCCCCACATTTGACCTGATGCGCGCCAGCATCGGCGAACTCAACGGCAGCGCCAAGCTCTCGGCCACCGGCAATTCAGTGGCGGCGCTGATGGCCTCTTCCAACGGCGAAGCCAAGCTGCTGGTCGAGAACGGCACGGTCAGCAAGTTCCTGCTTGAAGCGATGGGGCTGAACGTGGGCAGCGTGGTGATCCGCAAGCTGTTCGGCGACAGGCCGGTGCGGATCAACTGCGGCGTCAGCGACTTTGCCTTCACCGACGGCATCGCGCGCGCGCGCACCTTCGTGCTGGATACCGACGATGCGGTGATCGAGACCACCGGCGGCATCGACCTGCGCAATGAAAAGCTGGCGCTGACCATCCACCCGGACTCCAAGGGCCTGCGCGTGTTCTCGCTGCGCTCTCCGCTCTACGTGGGCGGCACCATGAAGAAGCCGTCCGTCAGCCCCGATATCGGCGTGCTGGCGCTGCGCGCCGGCGGCGCGCTGTCGCTGGCCCTGCTGGCACCGGTGGCGACGGCGGTGCTGCCGCTGGTGGACCTGTCGCCGGGCGGCGAAGACAACCTGTGCGCAACGCTGCTGGCCGACCTGCGCAAACGCCCGGTCGCGCCGCCGCCGGGCAAGACCTACAAGGATCCCAGGACCGGCAAGACCGCCGGCATGACCGCCGGCAAGCCGATCCCGAAGGAAACGCCGGGCACCGCCGCGCAGGCTGACGCCCAGACCCGCGAGCCGGCACGCGCCAGCGAGCGCGAGGTGCGCAAGCCGGCGCCAGCACCGGCGCGCCCGGACAACGACGCCCTGTACAAGGGCGGTTGA
- a CDS encoding MFS transporter yields MSLPHAAVPPITWLIALTVCNHVAFNASRVVVSLFAISLKASTVTLGVLMSLYAVLPMLLAIRAGKHIDEIGPRKPMTAGSLMVVAGTLLPVLWHDLGALYLSCALIGVGFMLVQVAMQLLIGQVSTNETRLRNYTWHALGLSVSGTLGPVTMGYVIEHAGFRPAFMVLVTVALVGQAGLQWLRPRLPAQGGNAGRIAIEDGSRHSTLDLLQQPELRAVFIASAVLSAAWDLHAFLIPIQGSRIGLSPSSIGWVLGAFAMATFAIRVAMPAVSRQLSEWKIIRSALLVGALAYLAYPFVTHFWLMCGLAFVLGLALGSAQPNVMNILHTASPHGRAGEALGLRSAVLNTGQVVWPLTFGVVGTALGMLPIFLSMAGAMGVAGYYSQRQGRKVLPPPV; encoded by the coding sequence ATGTCGCTGCCGCACGCCGCCGTCCCGCCGATCACCTGGCTGATCGCGCTGACGGTGTGCAACCACGTGGCCTTCAATGCCAGCCGCGTGGTGGTGTCGCTGTTCGCGATTTCCCTCAAAGCCTCCACCGTCACGCTCGGCGTGCTGATGTCGCTGTATGCGGTGCTGCCGATGCTGCTGGCAATCCGCGCCGGCAAGCACATCGACGAGATCGGGCCGCGCAAGCCGATGACCGCGGGCTCGCTGATGGTGGTGGCGGGCACGCTGCTGCCGGTGCTCTGGCACGACCTCGGCGCGCTGTACCTGTCATGCGCGCTGATCGGCGTGGGCTTCATGCTGGTGCAGGTGGCGATGCAGCTGCTGATCGGCCAGGTTTCCACCAATGAGACCCGGCTGCGCAACTACACCTGGCATGCGCTGGGGCTGTCGGTGTCCGGCACGCTCGGGCCGGTGACGATGGGCTACGTGATCGAACATGCGGGCTTCCGCCCCGCCTTCATGGTGCTGGTGACGGTGGCGCTGGTCGGCCAGGCCGGCCTGCAATGGCTGCGTCCGCGCCTGCCGGCGCAAGGCGGCAATGCCGGGCGCATCGCCATCGAGGACGGCAGCCGCCACTCCACGCTGGACCTGCTGCAGCAACCCGAGCTGCGCGCGGTCTTCATCGCCAGTGCGGTGCTGTCCGCCGCATGGGACCTGCACGCCTTCCTGATCCCGATCCAGGGCTCGCGCATCGGCCTGTCGCCGTCATCGATCGGCTGGGTGCTGGGCGCTTTCGCCATGGCCACCTTTGCCATCCGCGTGGCGATGCCGGCGGTGTCGCGCCAGCTCTCGGAGTGGAAAATCATCCGCAGCGCGCTGCTGGTGGGCGCGCTGGCCTACCTGGCCTACCCTTTCGTCACGCACTTCTGGCTGATGTGCGGGCTGGCCTTCGTACTGGGCCTGGCACTGGGCAGCGCCCAGCCCAATGTCATGAACATCCTGCACACAGCGTCGCCGCACGGCCGCGCCGGCGAGGCACTGGGCCTGCGCTCGGCGGTGCTCAATACCGGCCAGGTGGTGTGGCCGCTCACGTTTGGCGTGGTCGGCACGGCGCTGGGCATGCTGCCGATCTTTTTGTCGATGGCGGGCGCGATGGGCGTGGCCGGTTACTACTCGCAGCGCCAGGGGCGCAAGGTGCTGCCGCCGCCGGTTTAG
- the pdxH gene encoding pyridoxamine 5'-phosphate oxidase yields the protein MTQLADLRRTYVLGSLSETDVAPDPMSQFKRWFDEAVTAKLPEPNAMTLATVDADGQPSARIVLLKGIDDRGFTFFTNYESRKGLDLAANPRAALLFHWVQLERQVRVEGRVEKVSDDESDAYFATRPLGSRVGAWASAQSREVPGRDVLEQREQEYRSKFGENPPRPPHWGGYRLVPTALEFWQGRPSRLHDRIAFRLQPGGDWQIVRLSP from the coding sequence ATGACTCAACTTGCCGACCTTCGCCGTACCTATGTGCTGGGCTCTCTGTCCGAAACCGACGTAGCGCCCGACCCGATGAGCCAGTTCAAACGCTGGTTCGACGAGGCGGTCACGGCCAAGCTGCCCGAACCCAATGCCATGACCCTGGCCACGGTCGACGCCGACGGCCAGCCGTCCGCGCGCATCGTGCTGCTCAAGGGCATCGACGACCGGGGCTTCACCTTCTTCACCAACTACGAAAGCCGCAAGGGCCTGGACCTGGCGGCAAACCCGCGCGCGGCGCTGCTGTTCCACTGGGTGCAACTGGAGCGCCAGGTACGCGTCGAAGGGCGCGTCGAGAAAGTCTCGGATGACGAGAGTGACGCCTATTTCGCCACGCGCCCGCTGGGCTCGCGCGTGGGCGCCTGGGCCTCTGCGCAAAGCCGCGAGGTGCCCGGCCGCGACGTGCTGGAGCAGCGCGAGCAGGAATACCGCAGCAAGTTCGGCGAAAACCCGCCGCGCCCCCCGCACTGGGGCGGCTACCGCCTGGTGCCGACCGCGCTGGAGTTCTGGCAGGGCCGCCCGTCGCGGCTGCACGACCGCATCGCCTTCCGCCTGCAACCCGGAGGCGACTGGCAGATCGTGCGGCTGTCGCCCTGA
- a CDS encoding SAM-dependent methyltransferase, producing MFFKQALEKQLDNWIADLRENANLPVSLRLWNGTEYPLGHFDKPAVTLTVREAAALPLLLTPSLDNLGEAYVQEKIDFEGRLTDIIKVAYGFSAAATHRAGGALFKVAQHFTHTKQEDRNSIQYHYDVSNDFYKLWLDPNMVYSCAYFEHGDEDLATAQLKKIDHILTKIRLQPDQTLLDIGCGWGALVLRAAQKFGARCVGITLSQNQFDLATERVRSAGLSDRIEIRLQDYRDTAGTFDRITSVGMFEHVGKDNLPGYFSRIRELLADDGYAMNHGITSPDPDNGATPMDGAEFMDRYVFPQGELPHIGLVLRTLQQGGLEAFDVELLRRHYAQTLHHWADNFEARGDTIRSLVGEKKYRIWRVYLAGCAHAFETEKMSIYQVLCHKAGLPADTLPWSRRYIYGQPIGRND from the coding sequence ATGTTTTTCAAGCAAGCCCTGGAAAAGCAACTCGACAACTGGATCGCCGACCTGCGAGAGAATGCCAATCTGCCGGTCAGCTTGCGGCTGTGGAATGGCACCGAATACCCGCTCGGGCACTTCGACAAGCCGGCTGTCACGCTGACCGTACGCGAGGCCGCGGCCCTGCCGCTGCTGCTTACGCCGAGCCTGGACAACCTCGGCGAAGCGTATGTGCAGGAGAAAATCGACTTCGAGGGCAGGCTGACGGACATCATCAAGGTCGCCTACGGCTTCTCGGCCGCGGCCACGCACCGCGCTGGCGGCGCGCTGTTCAAGGTGGCGCAGCACTTCACGCATACCAAGCAGGAAGACAGGAACTCGATCCAGTACCACTACGACGTCTCCAACGACTTCTACAAGCTCTGGCTCGATCCCAACATGGTCTACTCCTGCGCCTACTTCGAGCACGGCGACGAAGACCTGGCCACGGCGCAACTCAAGAAGATCGACCACATTCTGACCAAGATCCGGCTGCAGCCGGACCAGACGCTGCTGGACATCGGCTGCGGCTGGGGCGCGCTGGTGCTGCGCGCCGCGCAGAAGTTCGGGGCGCGCTGCGTGGGCATCACGCTGTCGCAGAACCAGTTCGACCTAGCCACCGAGCGCGTCAGGTCCGCGGGCCTGTCCGACCGCATCGAGATCCGGCTGCAGGACTACCGCGACACCGCCGGCACCTTCGACCGCATCACCAGCGTCGGCATGTTCGAGCATGTGGGCAAGGACAACCTGCCCGGCTACTTCAGCCGCATCCGCGAACTGCTCGCCGACGACGGCTATGCGATGAACCACGGCATCACCTCGCCCGACCCGGACAACGGCGCGACGCCGATGGACGGCGCCGAGTTCATGGACCGCTATGTGTTCCCGCAGGGCGAGCTGCCGCATATCGGGCTGGTGCTGCGTACGCTGCAGCAAGGCGGCCTGGAAGCCTTCGACGTCGAACTGCTGCGCCGCCACTACGCGCAGACGCTGCACCACTGGGCCGACAACTTCGAGGCCCGCGGCGACACCATCCGCAGCCTGGTCGGCGAGAAGAAGTACCGCATCTGGCGGGTCTACCTGGCCGGCTGCGCGCATGCCTTCGAGACCGAGAAGATGTCGATCTACCAGGTGCTCTGCCACAAGGCCGGGCTGCCGGCCGATACGCTGCCGTGGTCGCGCCGCTATATCTACGGCCAACCCATTGGCCGCAACGACTGA
- a CDS encoding DUF72 domain-containing protein, whose protein sequence is MTEDLFGGLPLPTPPAPPERPASHPGAAVPPAPSGKPARGKSVQPAQADEALRALAAKLPSNLYFGTSSWAYPGWNGLVYDGEYGDSLLSRKGLAAYSRHPLLRAAGIDRGFYGPIPLADYLSYAAQVPDGFRFLVKAPASVCDAWLRGPDGAGRLANAAFLDAEIAVRDFIVPATSGLGSKCGPLLFQLSPMGPLADSAMFLERLDAFLGALPALDPSITPHACYTVELRDPALLTPRYIRLLRRRGVRFCLSARDRLPPVPRQAAAQALMDEEAPGPLVLRWMLHGGRPYAYAEKLYAPFDRIVDDDPDTRHAIADVVARTLRAGQPAIVIVSNNAEGCAPLSCVRLAEAIIARLAR, encoded by the coding sequence TTGACTGAAGACCTCTTTGGCGGGCTGCCCCTGCCCACCCCACCTGCCCCTCCGGAACGGCCCGCCTCCCACCCGGGCGCGGCCGTCCCGCCCGCTCCCTCCGGCAAACCCGCGCGCGGCAAGAGCGTGCAACCCGCACAGGCGGACGAAGCCCTGCGCGCGCTCGCCGCGAAGCTGCCATCGAACCTGTACTTCGGCACGTCCTCCTGGGCCTACCCCGGCTGGAACGGGCTGGTCTATGACGGCGAGTACGGCGACAGCCTGCTGTCGCGCAAGGGCCTGGCCGCGTATTCGCGCCATCCGCTGCTGCGCGCCGCCGGCATCGACCGCGGCTTCTACGGGCCGATCCCGCTGGCGGACTACCTGTCCTACGCCGCGCAGGTCCCCGATGGCTTCCGCTTCCTGGTCAAGGCGCCCGCCAGCGTCTGCGATGCCTGGCTGCGCGGCCCCGACGGCGCCGGCCGGCTGGCCAATGCCGCCTTCCTGGATGCGGAGATCGCGGTGCGCGACTTCATCGTGCCCGCCACCAGCGGGCTGGGCAGCAAATGCGGGCCGCTGCTGTTCCAGCTGTCGCCGATGGGGCCGCTGGCCGACAGCGCCATGTTCCTGGAACGGCTCGACGCTTTCCTGGGCGCGCTGCCGGCGCTCGACCCGTCGATCACCCCGCATGCGTGCTACACGGTTGAGCTGCGCGACCCGGCACTGCTGACACCACGCTACATCCGGCTGCTGCGCCGCCGCGGCGTGCGCTTCTGCCTGTCGGCACGCGACCGCCTGCCGCCGGTGCCGCGCCAGGCCGCGGCGCAGGCGCTGATGGACGAGGAAGCGCCGGGTCCGCTGGTGCTGCGCTGGATGCTGCATGGGGGCCGGCCCTACGCCTACGCGGAAAAGCTGTACGCACCCTTCGACCGCATCGTCGACGACGACCCCGACACCCGCCATGCCATCGCCGATGTGGTGGCGCGCACGCTGCGCGCGGGGCAGCCTGCCATCGTCATTGTCAGCAACAACGCCGAGGGCTGCGCGCCACTGAGTTGCGTGCGGCTGGCCGAGGCGATCATTGCGAGGCTGGCGCGGTGA
- a CDS encoding acetate--CoA ligase family protein — MPLSTSARTPGRAALPQLLDPASIAIVGASRDTSRIGGVALDHLQRLGYQGQVYPVNPRYAEIAGLACYPDIESVPQVPDVAVLALGADEVLPQLQRCHACGVRAAIVYASGFAEAGEAGAGRQAALAAFARESGMAIAGPNCMGLANLTTRAITAFATTFRAFPPQDGPGAVSLLTQSGNVCAIVYATGRQMDVGFHQFINTGNEACLDYSDYLDYLADDPQTAAVVGYVEGLRNGSGFIEAAARLRAANKPLILLKAGESEAGSAATQSHTAVLAGNQAIYRAAFAQIGAMQASDPAHLTDLAYLAGFRHRSAGRRVVVASVSGAMGALSADLLSAAGLDVPRLHEAVQQRLLAVVPELGAVANPVDLTGQLFNRSGLAYAVLDHLAATDGIDVIFLYATAYLLDRVADELIEVAGKTDRLIIVATTGEPASRARLADAGVALFPDCARAARALGTYVGWLGTAAPTAHWMALRARAGGDAAARAPAAAMDEHQAKQWLAGFGVPVGAEAAAATPEDAARAAEAIGFPVAVKVLSPDIVHKTEVGGVRLGLANARQVREAAAEVAAAAAQALPQARQRGVLVQQMASGVCELIVGVTRDPVFGLAMTVGMGGIFTEIFHDVAHRLLPVDRAMARDMLASLRGYRLMTGFRGKPAADLDAAADAIAALSDAAMSLGDSLAEMEVNPMLVRAAGRGAVALDALVLMQPQNPEGGAQ, encoded by the coding sequence ATGCCCCTTTCCACTTCGGCGCGCACACCGGGCCGCGCCGCCCTGCCGCAGCTGCTTGATCCTGCCTCGATAGCCATTGTCGGCGCCTCGCGCGATACCAGCCGCATCGGCGGCGTGGCGCTGGACCACCTGCAGCGCCTTGGATACCAGGGCCAGGTGTATCCGGTCAATCCGCGCTATGCGGAGATCGCCGGCCTGGCGTGCTATCCCGATATCGAATCCGTGCCGCAGGTGCCTGACGTGGCGGTGCTGGCGCTCGGCGCGGACGAGGTGCTGCCGCAGTTGCAGCGCTGCCATGCTTGCGGCGTCCGTGCCGCCATCGTCTACGCCTCGGGCTTTGCCGAGGCCGGTGAAGCGGGTGCCGGGCGCCAGGCCGCACTTGCGGCCTTCGCCCGCGAGAGCGGCATGGCAATCGCCGGACCCAACTGCATGGGGCTGGCCAACCTGACCACGCGCGCCATCACCGCATTTGCCACCACGTTCCGCGCGTTCCCGCCGCAGGACGGCCCGGGTGCCGTGAGCCTGCTGACCCAGAGCGGCAACGTCTGCGCCATCGTCTACGCCACAGGCAGGCAGATGGACGTGGGCTTCCACCAGTTCATCAATACCGGCAACGAAGCCTGCCTGGACTATTCGGATTACCTCGACTACCTCGCGGACGATCCGCAAACCGCGGCCGTGGTCGGTTACGTGGAAGGCCTGCGCAACGGCAGTGGCTTCATCGAAGCCGCTGCGCGCCTGCGCGCGGCAAACAAGCCACTGATCCTGCTGAAGGCCGGCGAAAGCGAGGCCGGTTCGGCGGCCACGCAATCCCATACCGCCGTGCTGGCCGGCAACCAGGCCATCTACCGCGCCGCCTTCGCCCAGATCGGCGCGATGCAGGCGAGTGATCCGGCCCACCTGACCGACCTGGCATACCTGGCCGGCTTCCGCCATCGCAGCGCGGGGCGCCGGGTGGTAGTGGCTTCCGTGTCGGGCGCGATGGGTGCCCTGTCGGCCGACCTGCTCAGCGCGGCCGGACTCGACGTGCCGCGCCTGCACGAGGCGGTCCAGCAGCGCCTGCTGGCGGTCGTGCCGGAGCTCGGCGCGGTGGCGAACCCCGTCGACCTGACCGGCCAGCTGTTCAACCGCAGCGGCCTGGCCTACGCCGTGCTCGACCACCTTGCCGCCACTGACGGCATCGACGTCATTTTCCTCTACGCCACCGCCTACCTGCTGGATCGCGTGGCCGACGAGCTGATCGAGGTGGCGGGCAAGACCGACCGCCTGATCATCGTCGCCACCACGGGCGAGCCGGCCAGCCGCGCACGGCTGGCCGACGCCGGTGTGGCACTGTTCCCGGACTGCGCACGCGCGGCCCGGGCCCTGGGCACGTACGTGGGCTGGCTCGGCACGGCGGCGCCGACCGCGCACTGGATGGCGCTGCGCGCGCGGGCCGGCGGCGACGCGGCCGCCCGTGCGCCCGCCGCCGCCATGGACGAGCACCAGGCCAAGCAGTGGCTGGCGGGCTTCGGCGTGCCGGTCGGCGCGGAGGCGGCCGCGGCCACGCCCGAGGACGCCGCGCGCGCCGCCGAAGCCATCGGCTTCCCGGTCGCAGTGAAAGTGCTGAGCCCGGACATTGTGCACAAGACCGAGGTTGGCGGCGTCCGGCTGGGACTGGCCAACGCGCGGCAGGTGCGCGAGGCGGCGGCCGAGGTGGCTGCCGCCGCCGCGCAAGCCCTGCCGCAGGCACGACAGCGCGGCGTGCTGGTGCAGCAAATGGCAAGCGGCGTGTGCGAGCTGATCGTCGGCGTGACGCGCGACCCGGTCTTCGGCCTGGCCATGACGGTAGGCATGGGCGGGATCTTCACCGAGATCTTCCACGACGTCGCGCACCGACTGCTGCCGGTGGACCGCGCCATGGCGCGCGACATGCTGGCCAGCCTGCGCGGCTACCGGCTGATGACAGGCTTCCGCGGCAAGCCCGCGGCCGACCTCGACGCGGCGGCCGACGCGATTGCCGCGCTCTCCGACGCCGCCATGTCGCTGGGCGACAGCCTCGCCGAAATGGAAGTGAATCCCATGCTGGTGCGCGCTGCCGGGCGCGGTGCCGTCGCCCTCGACGCGCTGGTCCTGATGCAGCCTCAGAACCCCGAGGGAGGTGCGCAATGA